A window of the Roseburia sp. 831b genome harbors these coding sequences:
- a CDS encoding ATP-binding protein produces MEQEKKRPKILAVAGKGGVGKTSIAATIVKILTKAYPNKKILAIDADPAVGLSTALGIEVETTIDDIRKEVVATVEDGNTKAAVELLGEARYRIYDAIVEADGYAFIAIGRPEAAGCYCKINSYLKEVIKMLSENFDYIVIDGEAGIEQINRRVMEKVTHLLLITDASKKGTQVVKTIKNVADELVMYEKIGAIVNRVSDMSVTEFMDMGEIPVMAYIMQDSKLAICDIKGESVFKLPEDAAIVTGVTEALKNMEIIEK; encoded by the coding sequence ATGGAACAGGAGAAAAAAAGGCCAAAGATTCTTGCCGTTGCAGGAAAAGGGGGTGTAGGTAAGACATCCATCGCAGCAACAATTGTTAAAATATTAACGAAAGCTTACCCAAACAAGAAGATTCTGGCAATTGATGCAGACCCTGCTGTTGGATTATCGACAGCACTTGGAATTGAGGTTGAAACAACCATTGACGATATCCGCAAGGAGGTAGTCGCAACTGTTGAGGACGGCAATACCAAAGCAGCGGTTGAACTTTTAGGGGAGGCGAGATACCGGATTTATGATGCAATCGTGGAAGCTGACGGTTATGCGTTTATCGCAATTGGAAGACCGGAAGCAGCAGGCTGTTACTGCAAAATCAATTCCTATTTAAAAGAAGTAATCAAGATGCTATCGGAGAATTTTGATTATATTGTAATCGATGGGGAGGCTGGAATCGAACAGATTAACCGTCGTGTGATGGAAAAGGTTACACATTTGCTTTTGATTACGGATGCAAGCAAGAAGGGAACGCAGGTGGTTAAGACAATCAAAAATGTTGCGGACGAACTTGTGATGTATGAAAAGATTGGTGCGATTGTAAACAGAGTCAGCGATATGAGCGTGACAGAGTTTATGGATATGGGAGAGATTCCGGTCATGGCTTATATTATGCAGGATTCCAAGCTTGCCATCTGTGACATCAAAGGGGAGAGTGTCTTTAAACTGCCAGAGGATGCAGCTATCGTAACAGGTGTTACAGAGGCTTTAAAGAATATGGAGATAATCGAAAAATAA
- a CDS encoding acyl-CoA dehydratase activase: MKYYGGCDSGSTYTKCVILDETGKMVSDVTLRSRINSILSAQDALNQAVAKVDGLEKPEDLDYLVGTGYGRNKVPFADENISEISCHAMGVHVADPDVKAIIDIGGQDVKGIAVDDDGTVLNFAMNDKCAAGTGRFFETMAKAFEMELPEFSKLSLNAKNVIPITAQCTVFAESEVISLVGEGKPMDEIAAGIELSVAKRCFVMAKKAGAVENITLTGGCAKNDGLKAAIEKVLKLNVIELPIDPQLMGALGAAEFARQKGMAR, translated from the coding sequence ATGAAATATTATGGTGGTTGTGATTCGGGTAGCACTTATACCAAATGTGTTATTTTAGATGAGACTGGGAAAATGGTATCCGATGTGACATTAAGAAGCCGCATAAATTCTATTTTGAGTGCACAGGATGCATTAAATCAGGCAGTTGCAAAGGTAGATGGATTAGAGAAACCGGAAGATTTAGATTATCTGGTCGGAACCGGATATGGACGTAACAAGGTTCCGTTTGCGGATGAGAACATTTCTGAAATAAGTTGTCATGCGATGGGCGTTCATGTGGCGGACCCGGATGTCAAAGCAATTATCGATATCGGTGGACAGGACGTGAAGGGAATTGCGGTAGATGACGATGGAACCGTTTTAAATTTTGCGATGAATGACAAGTGTGCTGCCGGAACAGGGCGTTTCTTTGAGACGATGGCAAAAGCGTTCGAGATGGAATTGCCAGAGTTCTCAAAATTATCCCTAAATGCCAAAAATGTCATTCCGATTACAGCACAGTGTACCGTATTTGCAGAGAGCGAGGTTATCTCATTAGTCGGAGAAGGAAAACCGATGGATGAAATCGCAGCAGGAATCGAATTATCCGTTGCCAAAAGATGTTTTGTCATGGCTAAAAAAGCCGGTGCGGTAGAGAACATCACACTGACCGGTGGATGCGCAAAGAATGACGGGCTGAAGGCAGCTATTGAAAAAGTCTTAAAGTTAAACGTAATTGAACTTCCAATTGACCCGCAGCTTATGGGAGCACTTGGAGCAGCAGAATTTGCACGCCAGAAGGGAATGGCAAGATAG
- a CDS encoding carbon monoxide dehydrogenase: protein MKLYDESIARLYEMLDGFEKKQLDFSDRNSDWIDSGNANMILRGDMAYELGGDALFAISGLALTTEEHLIPKDEILLYGPDLPEIKADLPYARLAFVRVKKDSMGEGNTLYNAIRKIEYVRYHLNPKGFMMRISASNDREPARVGKEALQQGLDFAKVGKLFLKAYHENPNVEAVKLVFVTCKDFPYEALKKQVKKNEQITAAIDHIMKNLIMDCKACNLKEVCDEVEGMKELHFAQTKDVTRTS from the coding sequence ATGAAATTATACGATGAGTCCATTGCCAGACTTTATGAAATGTTAGATGGATTTGAAAAAAAGCAGCTTGACTTTTCAGACCGGAATTCTGATTGGATAGACAGTGGGAATGCAAATATGATTTTGCGGGGAGATATGGCATACGAGCTTGGTGGGGATGCACTTTTTGCCATCAGCGGGCTTGCGTTAACCACGGAGGAGCATTTGATTCCAAAGGATGAAATTTTACTATATGGACCAGATTTACCGGAAATCAAAGCGGACCTTCCTTATGCAAGACTTGCATTTGTAAGAGTGAAAAAAGACAGCATGGGAGAAGGCAATACGCTTTATAATGCCATCCGTAAAATTGAATATGTCAGATATCACTTGAATCCCAAAGGATTTATGATGCGTATTTCGGCATCGAATGACAGAGAACCGGCAAGAGTTGGAAAAGAGGCCTTACAGCAGGGACTTGATTTTGCAAAAGTTGGAAAGCTTTTTCTAAAGGCATATCATGAAAATCCAAATGTTGAGGCGGTAAAACTGGTGTTTGTTACCTGTAAGGATTTTCCTTATGAGGCATTAAAGAAACAAGTAAAAAAGAATGAGCAGATTACAGCAGCCATTGACCATATTATGAAAAATCTGATAATGGACTGTAAGGCGTGTAATTTAAAAGAGGTCTGCGATGAGGTTGAAGGAATGAAAGAACTTCACTTTGCGCAGACAAAAGATGTGACAAGAACCTCCTAA
- a CDS encoding efflux RND transporter periplasmic adaptor subunit: protein MKGNVKSKKTKVILIVVAVILVVVIAISFVVSRLKTAVESVANTVEVETVEKRDLSDSISLTGTAAGASKTNITSKAQAEVTAVNVQVGDQVTAGDVLCTFDSAAIQENLSITEKTLTNESAVTKNTAKQNEKALSDAKSDQQDQLNAANTKITQAQEDYDSANTKLANDRNTLAAKQADLSAAEAAMNQANSDAAAAPDDTTKAKAAENAATTYESLKTEVSALQSQVDTESASLTDLARAVDSAKSDYDSVKKSTDKAIASAQNVVDMQGYQDTDSATQKTQKDLQNQLDDCQIVAPCDGVVTAVNVSVGDTNTPGTTIITIEDTSSMKINATVNESDILKIQEGMTAVVKTNATGNEEIPGTVSRVVRVKNQSTAPTTDSTASASTSTSGGYAAEVTVGPSDLLVGMSAKVKVIIEERKNVLAVPYDLIQTDENGKNYVMLADYQKDGSAVAKRCNVEVGKEVNYYTEITGGDLKEGDALIYDTSIQEGATFSPSQMYSNGTTTVENETTEEEQ, encoded by the coding sequence ATGAAGGGAAATGTAAAATCAAAAAAAACAAAAGTAATTTTGATTGTGGTGGCAGTCATTCTTGTGGTTGTCATTGCGATTAGTTTCGTGGTGTCACGTCTTAAAACAGCAGTGGAGAGCGTGGCAAATACGGTAGAGGTTGAGACAGTGGAAAAAAGAGATTTGTCTGATTCCATTTCTTTGACCGGTACAGCGGCGGGTGCAAGTAAGACAAATATTACATCCAAGGCACAGGCAGAGGTAACAGCAGTGAATGTACAGGTAGGAGACCAGGTAACGGCGGGAGATGTGCTTTGTACCTTTGATTCCGCAGCAATTCAGGAGAACCTTTCCATTACAGAGAAAACACTGACAAACGAATCTGCAGTTACAAAAAATACGGCAAAACAGAATGAAAAGGCATTGAGCGATGCAAAATCAGATCAGCAGGATCAGTTAAATGCAGCAAACACAAAGATTACGCAGGCACAGGAAGATTATGATTCTGCCAATACAAAACTTGCCAACGACAGGAATACATTAGCAGCCAAACAGGCAGATTTAAGTGCAGCAGAAGCTGCAATGAATCAGGCGAACAGCGATGCGGCAGCAGCACCGGACGATACCACAAAGGCAAAAGCAGCAGAGAATGCAGCAACTACATATGAATCCTTAAAGACAGAGGTAAGTGCGCTTCAGTCACAGGTGGATACCGAGAGTGCATCTTTGACAGACTTAGCAAGAGCAGTTGATTCTGCAAAAAGTGATTATGACAGTGTAAAAAAATCAACAGATAAAGCAATTGCATCCGCACAGAATGTTGTAGATATGCAAGGATATCAGGATACCGATTCTGCGACACAAAAAACACAAAAAGATTTACAGAATCAGTTAGATGATTGTCAGATTGTTGCACCATGCGATGGTGTTGTAACGGCTGTAAACGTTTCTGTTGGGGATACCAATACACCGGGAACAACAATCATTACGATTGAAGACACAAGCAGCATGAAAATCAATGCAACGGTAAATGAGAGTGATATTTTAAAAATTCAGGAAGGCATGACTGCAGTTGTAAAGACAAATGCAACCGGTAATGAAGAGATTCCTGGTACTGTCAGCCGTGTAGTCCGCGTGAAAAATCAGTCCACAGCACCTACAACAGACAGCACAGCATCTGCATCCACATCTACAAGTGGAGGTTATGCGGCAGAGGTAACAGTAGGTCCATCCGATCTTTTGGTTGGAATGAGTGCAAAAGTAAAGGTTATCATCGAAGAGCGTAAAAATGTACTTGCAGTTCCATACGATTTGATTCAGACAGATGAGAACGGTAAAAATTATGTGATGCTCGCAGACTATCAGAAAGATGGTTCCGCAGTTGCAAAACGTTGTAATGTAGAAGTTGGAAAAGAAGTCAATTATTATACAGAGATTACAGGCGGAGACTTAAAAGAGGGAGATGCTTTGATTTATGATACTTCCATACAGGAAGGAGCAACGTTTTCTCCTAGCCAGATGTACTCGAATGGAACTACAACCGTAGAGAATGAGACAACGGAGGAAGAACAGTGA
- a CDS encoding ABC transporter ATP-binding protein — protein sequence MEQIIKRYYIGQPNELQILNGIDLTVEKGEFVSIVGESGSGKSTLMNIIGVLDRQTEGRYFLEGRDVNMMRDEERSAIRNRRIGFVFQNFNLLPRANALKNVMVPLMYSEEHIKNQKEKAMEMLEMVGMQERALHRPNELSGGQKQRVAIARAMINDPAIILADEPTGALDSKTSHMVMDLFHELHEKQGKTIVLITHSQELAAETQRIVTIRDGNVISDNGGVKA from the coding sequence ATGGAACAAATTATTAAGAGGTATTATATTGGCCAGCCGAATGAACTTCAGATTTTAAACGGGATTGACCTTACAGTAGAAAAAGGTGAGTTTGTTTCGATTGTAGGAGAATCCGGTTCTGGTAAGAGTACGTTGATGAATATTATTGGTGTCCTCGACAGACAGACAGAAGGACGTTATTTTCTGGAAGGAAGGGATGTCAATATGATGCGTGATGAAGAACGAAGTGCAATTCGAAACAGACGAATTGGATTTGTTTTTCAGAATTTTAATCTGCTGCCACGTGCCAATGCATTGAAAAATGTAATGGTACCTCTTATGTATAGCGAAGAGCATATAAAAAATCAAAAAGAAAAAGCAATGGAAATGTTAGAAATGGTTGGAATGCAGGAGCGTGCACTGCATCGTCCAAATGAGCTTTCCGGTGGACAAAAACAGCGTGTTGCCATTGCAAGAGCAATGATTAATGACCCGGCAATTATTCTGGCAGATGAGCCTACTGGAGCGCTCGACTCCAAAACAAGTCATATGGTGATGGATTTATTTCATGAACTTCACGAGAAACAGGGAAAAACGATTGTATTAATTACACATTCTCAGGAACTTGCGGCAGAGACACAGCGTATTGTGACAATCCGTGATGGTAACGTGATATCGGATAATGGGGGTGTGAAAGCGTGA
- a CDS encoding ABC transporter permease, with product MRSILTMLGIIIGISAVITITTIGSSIKSTLSSTMNSLGGNTVSVYVEARYPEDDADWDTWIYPDMKESDYVTQEMIDALKEKYPGEFQGIAANNYFTDGQVRQDSKRYANVSVQGMTSEYLDYLKLELLEGRGITDKDCEGRKNVCVISDLMQNQYFGDENPIGQEISVDANDGNSYDFVVVGVFKYNSALFGKIDTSVPEKDRSTPLLIPYQTTTKLQGSEQVGYDMFNLLINSTADIEQATQDASDFLNQYYENNENFNIVTNNASSSLGIINVVINVVTVAISGIAAISLIVGGVGVMNIMLVSITERTREIGVRMALGAKRKVIRMQFVIEAIVLCLIGGMIGITLGILNGFLLGKVAGLIIQSAYSEYSQYIIMSVHPSLTAILLSLFFSMLTGVFFGYYPANKASKMEVIDALRYE from the coding sequence ATGAGATCAATTCTAACGATGCTTGGAATCATCATCGGTATCAGTGCCGTGATTACCATTACGACGATAGGTAGTTCCATCAAGAGTACACTAAGTTCGACAATGAATTCGCTTGGTGGAAATACAGTTTCTGTTTATGTGGAAGCAAGATATCCGGAGGATGATGCAGACTGGGACACCTGGATTTATCCAGATATGAAAGAGAGTGATTATGTCACACAGGAGATGATTGATGCACTCAAAGAAAAATATCCGGGAGAATTTCAGGGGATTGCAGCCAACAATTACTTTACGGATGGTCAGGTAAGACAGGACAGTAAACGTTATGCAAACGTTAGTGTACAGGGAATGACATCAGAGTATCTTGATTATTTAAAGCTTGAATTATTAGAAGGACGTGGAATTACCGATAAGGACTGTGAAGGAAGAAAGAATGTCTGCGTCATTTCAGACCTTATGCAAAATCAATATTTTGGTGATGAAAATCCGATTGGCCAGGAAATCAGTGTGGATGCAAATGATGGAAATTCCTATGATTTTGTTGTGGTTGGTGTTTTCAAGTATAATTCGGCTCTTTTTGGAAAGATTGACACATCTGTTCCAGAAAAAGACCGTTCTACACCATTGCTGATTCCATATCAGACAACGACAAAACTGCAGGGAAGTGAACAGGTTGGATATGATATGTTTAACTTATTGATTAATTCAACTGCGGACATCGAACAGGCAACCCAGGATGCATCCGATTTCTTGAATCAGTATTATGAGAACAATGAAAACTTTAACATTGTAACGAACAATGCATCATCTAGTCTTGGAATTATTAATGTTGTGATTAATGTTGTAACCGTTGCAATTTCCGGAATCGCAGCAATCTCATTGATTGTTGGTGGTGTCGGTGTTATGAATATCATGCTGGTATCGATTACAGAGCGTACAAGAGAAATTGGTGTTCGTATGGCACTTGGAGCAAAACGAAAAGTGATTCGTATGCAGTTTGTGATTGAGGCGATTGTTCTTTGCCTGATTGGTGGAATGATTGGAATTACACTTGGCATTTTAAATGGATTCCTGTTAGGAAAAGTTGCAGGACTGATTATTCAGTCTGCCTACTCGGAATACTCCCAGTACATTATCATGTCCGTTCATCCATCACTCACCGCAATCTTATTGTCCTTGTTCTTCTCAATGCTCACAGGTGTATTTTTCGGATACTATCCTGCGAACAAGGCATCTAAGATGGAGGTCATTGACGCACTCCGCTACGAATAA
- the hrcA gene encoding heat-inducible transcriptional repressor HrcA — protein sequence MEEFELDDRKTKILNAIIKNYMETGEPVGSRTISKYTDLNLSSATIRNEMADLEELGYIVQPHTSAGRIPSDKGYRFYVDNLMAEKNQEVSDMKDFVIEHTEKMEQVLQKVAKILATNTNYATMVSAPSYHKNKVKFIQLSNVQDDQILAVIVTEGNIVKNKMISVSEPIDNETMLKLNILLNSNLNGLALQDINLATIAKLKEQAGIHSDIISNVLDTIAETMGADDDIRIYTSGATNFFKYPELSDSEKASELISTFEEKQQLASLVTENLLDEENTGIQVYIGNESPIQTMKDCSVVTATYELGEGVRGTIGIVGPKRMDYEKVMDNLKTLKNSLDGILDKQKNELE from the coding sequence ATGGAAGAGTTCGAATTAGATGATCGAAAAACTAAAATTTTAAATGCAATCATCAAGAACTATATGGAAACTGGTGAGCCGGTTGGTTCTAGAACAATTTCCAAGTATACAGATTTGAATCTAAGTTCTGCAACAATCCGAAATGAGATGGCAGATTTAGAGGAATTAGGATACATTGTTCAGCCACATACTTCGGCAGGACGAATTCCATCGGATAAAGGATATCGTTTCTATGTGGACAATCTGATGGCAGAGAAGAATCAGGAAGTGTCCGACATGAAGGATTTTGTAATCGAACATACCGAGAAGATGGAACAGGTCTTACAGAAAGTTGCAAAAATACTTGCGACAAATACCAACTATGCGACCATGGTATCGGCGCCATCCTATCATAAGAACAAGGTGAAATTCATTCAGTTGTCGAACGTGCAGGATGATCAGATTCTTGCAGTAATCGTAACAGAGGGCAACATCGTAAAGAACAAGATGATTTCTGTTTCAGAGCCAATCGACAATGAGACGATGTTGAAACTGAACATCCTACTGAATTCCAATTTGAATGGTCTTGCATTGCAGGATATCAATCTTGCCACAATCGCAAAACTGAAAGAGCAGGCAGGAATCCATAGCGACATTATCAGTAATGTGTTAGATACCATTGCAGAGACGATGGGAGCAGATGATGACATTCGAATCTATACAAGCGGTGCAACAAACTTTTTCAAGTATCCGGAATTAAGTGATTCGGAGAAAGCAAGTGAACTGATTTCCACATTCGAAGAGAAACAACAGTTAGCAAGCCTTGTGACAGAGAATCTTTTGGATGAGGAGAATACCGGAATACAGGTTTATATCGGAAATGAAAGCCCGATTCAGACCATGAAAGATTGCAGTGTTGTGACAGCAACCTACGAGCTTGGCGAGGGTGTTCGAGGAACGATTGGAATTGTCGGACCGAAGCGAATGGATTATGAAAAAGTAATGGATAATTTAAAAACGCTGAAAAATTCTTTAGATGGAATTTTAGATAAACAAAAGAATGAGTTAGAATAG
- the grpE gene encoding nucleotide exchange factor GrpE, with amino-acid sequence MAENKEEVLEEVLEDLEKEAAESEETTAEDTTSTEEETSEEHTEQTEEESESDDSASDEKKGFFKKKKDKKDEQIEDLNDRLKRQMAEFDNFRKRSEKEKSQMYDMGAKTVVEKILPVVDNFERGLAAVPEENKEDAFVAGMDKIYKQMMTVLEEIGVKPIEAVGQEFDPNFHNAVMHVEDEELGENVIAEELQKGYMYRDAVVRHSMVKVAN; translated from the coding sequence ATGGCAGAGAATAAAGAAGAAGTTTTAGAAGAAGTTTTAGAAGATTTAGAAAAAGAAGCAGCAGAATCTGAAGAGACAACAGCGGAAGACACCACTTCTACCGAAGAAGAAACTTCCGAGGAACATACAGAACAGACAGAGGAAGAAAGCGAATCAGACGATTCAGCTTCCGATGAGAAGAAAGGATTTTTCAAAAAGAAAAAGGACAAAAAAGACGAACAGATTGAAGATTTAAACGATCGTTTGAAACGTCAGATGGCAGAATTTGATAACTTTAGAAAACGTTCTGAAAAAGAAAAATCCCAGATGTATGATATGGGTGCTAAAACAGTTGTAGAAAAGATTTTACCAGTTGTTGATAACTTCGAAAGAGGTCTTGCAGCAGTCCCGGAAGAGAATAAAGAAGATGCATTCGTAGCCGGAATGGATAAAATCTACAAACAGATGATGACCGTATTAGAGGAGATTGGAGTAAAACCAATCGAGGCAGTTGGTCAGGAATTTGATCCAAATTTCCATAACGCAGTGATGCATGTGGAAGATGAAGAACTTGGCGAAAATGTAATCGCAGAGGAACTTCAGAAAGGTTATATGTACCGTGATGCAGTTGTAAGACACAGCATGGTAAAAGTGGCAAACTAA
- the dnaK gene encoding molecular chaperone DnaK, giving the protein MSKIIGIDLGTTNSCVAVMEGGKPTVIANQEGARTTPSIVAFTKTGERLVGEPAKRQAVTNADKTISSIKRHMGEDYKKTIDDKQYSPQQISAMILQKLKADAEGYLGEKVTEAVITVPAYFNDAQRQATKDAGKIAGLDVKRIINEPTAAALAYGLDNEKEQKIMVYDLGGGTFDVSIIEIGDGVIEVLSTNGDTHLGGDDFDNKITQWMIDEFKKAEGVDLSTDKMALQRLKEAAEKAKKELSSATTTNINLPFITATAEGPKHFDMNLTRAKFDELTHDLVERTAIPVQKAMQDAGLTNADLGQVLLVGGSTRIPAVQDKVRQLTGKEPSKSLNPDECVALGASIQGGKLAGDAGAGEILLLDVTPLSLSIETMGGVATRLIERNTTIPTKKSQIFSTAADNQTAVDINVVQGERQFARDNKSLGQFRLDGIPPARRGVPQIEVTFDIDANGIVNVSAKDLGTGKEQHITITSGTSMSDDEIDKAVKEAAEFEAQDKKRKEAIDARNDADSFVFQTQQALDQVGDQVDANDKAEVEADLNAVKSFLDAHQNAEDMTDADIAELKAAQEKLTQSAQKVFAKMYEQAQAAQGAAGAGPDMGGAQAGATQADDDVVDADYKEV; this is encoded by the coding sequence ATGAGTAAAATCATTGGTATTGACTTAGGAACAACAAACAGTTGTGTAGCTGTTATGGAAGGTGGAAAACCTACCGTTATCGCAAACCAGGAAGGTGCAAGAACAACACCATCTATCGTTGCATTTACAAAAACAGGAGAAAGATTAGTCGGTGAACCTGCAAAACGTCAGGCTGTTACAAACGCTGACAAGACAATCTCTTCTATCAAGAGACATATGGGTGAAGATTACAAGAAAACAATCGATGACAAACAGTATTCTCCACAGCAGATTTCCGCTATGATTCTTCAGAAATTAAAAGCAGATGCAGAAGGATATTTAGGAGAAAAAGTAACAGAAGCTGTTATCACAGTACCTGCTTACTTCAACGATGCTCAGCGTCAGGCAACCAAAGATGCTGGTAAGATTGCAGGTCTTGATGTAAAACGTATCATCAACGAGCCTACAGCAGCAGCATTAGCTTACGGTCTTGACAACGAAAAAGAACAGAAAATCATGGTATATGATTTAGGTGGTGGTACATTCGATGTATCTATTATCGAAATCGGTGACGGTGTTATCGAAGTATTATCTACAAACGGTGATACACACCTTGGTGGTGATGATTTTGATAACAAGATTACACAGTGGATGATTGATGAATTCAAGAAAGCAGAAGGTGTTGACTTATCAACCGATAAGATGGCACTTCAGAGATTAAAAGAAGCAGCAGAGAAAGCAAAGAAAGAGTTATCTTCTGCTACAACTACAAACATCAACTTACCATTCATCACAGCAACAGCTGAGGGACCAAAACATTTCGATATGAACCTCACAAGAGCAAAATTTGATGAATTGACACACGACTTAGTAGAAAGAACAGCTATTCCAGTACAGAAAGCTATGCAGGATGCAGGACTTACAAACGCTGATTTAGGTCAGGTATTATTAGTTGGTGGTTCTACACGTATCCCAGCTGTACAGGATAAAGTAAGACAGTTAACAGGCAAAGAGCCAAGCAAATCCTTAAACCCAGATGAATGTGTAGCACTTGGTGCTTCTATCCAGGGTGGTAAATTAGCAGGAGATGCCGGTGCAGGCGAAATCTTACTTCTTGATGTAACTCCATTATCCTTATCTATCGAGACAATGGGTGGTGTTGCTACAAGATTGATTGAGAGAAATACAACAATTCCTACCAAGAAGAGCCAGATCTTCTCTACAGCAGCAGATAACCAGACAGCCGTTGATATCAACGTTGTACAGGGTGAGAGACAGTTCGCAAGAGATAACAAATCCCTTGGACAGTTCCGTCTGGATGGTATCCCACCAGCACGTCGTGGTGTTCCACAGATTGAAGTTACATTCGATATTGATGCAAACGGTATCGTAAACGTATCTGCAAAAGATCTTGGTACAGGAAAAGAACAGCACATCACAATCACATCCGGAACATCTATGTCTGATGATGAAATCGATAAGGCTGTAAAAGAAGCTGCTGAGTTCGAAGCACAGGATAAGAAGAGAAAAGAAGCAATCGATGCAAGAAACGATGCTGATTCCTTCGTATTCCAGACACAGCAGGCATTAGACCAGGTTGGTGATCAGGTTGACGCAAACGACAAAGCAGAAGTAGAAGCAGACTTAAATGCAGTAAAATCATTCTTAGATGCTCATCAGAATGCAGAAGACATGACAGACGCTGACATCGCTGAGTTAAAAGCAGCTCAGGAGAAATTAACACAGAGCGCTCAGAAAGTATTTGCTAAGATGTACGAACAGGCTCAGGCAGCTCAGGGAGCAGCTGGTGCTGGCCCAGATATGGGTGGTGCTCAGGCAGGTGCTACACAGGCAGATGATGATGTTGTAGATGCAGACTACAAGGAAGTATAG
- the dnaJ gene encoding molecular chaperone DnaJ: MADKRDYYEVLGVPKNATEAEIKKAFRTTAKKYHPDMHPGDKECEEKFKEAQEAYAVLSDAEKRRQYDQFGHAAFDGSAGAGAGGFDFSGMDMGDIFGDIFGDFFGGGSRRRDNSGPMKGANLRTSVRITFEEAVFGCEKEIEMVLKDECKTCHGTGAKPGTNPETCTKCGGKGKVVFTQQSFLGTVQNVQTCPDCGGKGKIVREKCPDCRGTGYIASKKKIQVSIPAGIDNGQSVRIREKGEPGVNGGPRGDLLVEVIVSRHPIFQRQDMNIFSTAPISYAIAALGGTIRINTVDGDILYDVKPGTQTDTKIRLKGKGVPSLRNKAVRGDHYVTLVVQVPTGLNAEAKDLLRQFDEASGGSLTKESGSGEKTEKKKKGFMGKIFDEL, translated from the coding sequence ATGGCAGATAAGAGAGATTATTATGAGGTATTAGGCGTTCCAAAGAATGCGACTGAGGCCGAGATTAAGAAGGCGTTCCGTACCACTGCGAAGAAATATCATCCGGATATGCATCCAGGTGATAAGGAGTGTGAGGAGAAGTTTAAAGAGGCGCAGGAAGCTTATGCTGTATTAAGTGATGCAGAAAAGAGAAGACAATACGATCAGTTCGGTCATGCTGCATTTGACGGAAGCGCAGGAGCAGGAGCTGGTGGATTCGATTTCTCCGGCATGGATATGGGAGATATCTTTGGAGATATTTTCGGAGATTTCTTCGGTGGCGGTTCTAGACGTAGAGATAACAGTGGCCCTATGAAAGGTGCAAACCTTCGTACAAGCGTGCGCATTACATTTGAAGAGGCTGTTTTCGGTTGTGAAAAAGAAATCGAAATGGTATTAAAAGATGAGTGTAAGACCTGTCATGGAACAGGTGCTAAACCTGGAACCAATCCAGAAACCTGTACAAAATGTGGTGGTAAAGGTAAAGTTGTCTTTACCCAGCAGTCCTTCCTTGGAACAGTTCAGAATGTGCAGACCTGTCCGGATTGTGGAGGCAAGGGTAAGATTGTACGTGAGAAGTGTCCAGATTGTCGTGGAACAGGTTATATTGCAAGCAAGAAGAAGATTCAGGTATCTATTCCAGCCGGTATTGACAACGGACAGAGTGTCCGTATCCGTGAAAAAGGGGAACCGGGTGTAAATGGCGGACCAAGAGGAGATTTGCTGGTTGAAGTAATTGTATCCAGACATCCAATTTTCCAGCGTCAGGATATGAATATTTTCTCCACAGCACCAATTTCCTACGCGATTGCGGCATTAGGGGGAACAATCCGAATCAACACAGTGGATGGAGATATCTTGTACGATGTAAAACCAGGTACACAGACAGATACCAAGATTCGTTTAAAAGGAAAAGGTGTTCCATCCTTGCGTAATAAAGCTGTACGTGGAGACCATTATGTAACACTTGTTGTTCAGGTACCGACAGGCTTAAATGCGGAGGCAAAAGATTTGCTTCGTCAGTTTGATGAGGCATCCGGCGGTTCTTTGACAAAAGAATCCGGTTCCGGAGAAAAAACAGAGAAAAAGAAAAAAGGCTTCATGGGAAAGATTTTTGATGAATTATAA